GCTGCTCGGCTCTGGATGTAAGAGTATCTCAGAGCTTGACGGCCTGCAAACAAATCGTACATAAGACAACCAGAATACATGTAAGGTAATTGCCACCATTTGTAAATAGGGATGGCAATTGGCAGAATGGTAGCTAAGTGGGGGGCATTTTCCAGCATGGAGGCTCTCTCGGCAAGAGCCTCAATAACCAAGTCCAATTGGGCTTTGGATAACTGGAAAATGGCCTTTTCCAAATATCTAACACCACCATGGGCCATCTTAGTAGATTTGGAAGACGTACCAGCGGCAAAATCCTCTTTCTCAACTACCAAGACGTTCAAACCTCTCAAGGAGGCATCCACAGCAGAACCAGCACCAGAAGCACCACCACCGATGATGACCAAATCAAAAGACTTTTCCGGAACATCCTCAGCAGAAAAAACCTTGTCCTTGTCCTCCTTCTTTATTTCGGGACCCAGTTTCTTGAGCATCTCTTCTCGTGAAGGCATGTTCTCTACCGTGGTCTTGAAACTTGGAAACTTGTTCACGTACTTCTCATTCTCATTCAGCAACTGAGTCTTGGGAAAGGCTACCTCGTAGGTAACATAGGCCGACGCAACCGCAGCACCCGCTAAAAACGAGGCCTTGGAGAATCTTCTAATCTGCTGACGAAACATGGATTGAAGTCGCtagaaagaagaaagaagaagcaggAGAAGTTGGATCTAAATGCATGGAGGTCCTGCAATTGTCAAGCTAAGAATTTCGCGCCTCATACTGGATCTAGTGGACTGGTCATGAAAACCCTGTTAGAACTGGATTGAGAAATTAGCATACAGGGGTTGCGTTGGTTGGCCGGGGTGCTTCCTGCGTGGAGATGGTCTGATGTAGCTACCAAGTCGATTGTTACGCCGGGGTGCTATTTTCTGATTAGACTAAGTATAGAACGTGAACTAGGCATCACCTTGGGAGACTCAATGGGGGGGAACATCCTAACCTCTCCCTCCACCATGTGacatttctttcaacggTTGCTTTATTCACCCCACCACGATTTCAGCCAACCCCAAACAATTTGGTATAGCCCCataaaaaaaattgcaTCCATCGGCTAGACAACCAATTATCAGCAGAATAACGGTATATCCAATCAATTTCTGGGGAGAACCAGTATGGGAAATGCCGTCGCAAACAACCCTTGCTTTCCGGAAAATACTCCGAGTAAATTATCCGCGGATTAAAAGCAggattctttcaactccGAAATTGTGCCTCCCCGAAATCCCctcaaaaaaaatcatgCTCTCCAGAAAGTGTCGTTTCAGGCTTCCCCTCCACTGCTGTCAAATTAATCAGGTATCCCCTCCAGTTCCCCTCTAGTTTGCCTAATATCCCCTCTAACTCTCCTCCAATTGTTGCCTAAATTCCACTTTCTTGTAGCCTTCCCCCCTGACTCCCCTCTGTCTTACCCCCCTGTTCTAACTCTATCCCTCCTTTTTAGATTACCTAATCATTTTACTGCACATGTTGCTCCTATTAATCGATACATAATCACATTCACATGGCGCGACTGCGCGGTTGCTAGCCTCTCATCCTTTCCCTATTTAGCACATCTTCTCCAATGCTCTTCATGGTCTCCTCATCCAATAACAACCCCGCATTCTCGTAAACCATACTGGCTTCATATGCTGCAATGATTCGAGTTTCAGTAATTCCGATATCGCATTTGGCCAGCGCTTTCACGCAGTTGGCGTACCTCGCAATAGTGTCCTTCGTGGCAACTGATATAGGCTCGTTTTTGTCACTGTAGATTTCCCAGGAGGATTCCTCCTCCAGTCTGGTTATAGATACTGATCCCTGTCCTGGTGTGTAACTGTTGCTCTTGGCTGCAGCTGAAGAAACAGTGGAGTCTAATGCGTTGTTTCCTGTGGTAGACGGCAGAGATTTTTGATGCTGGTACAATGTCTTGGAGATCCAGATGTACCCGTTCACTCCAATGATAATCGTAATGCTTCCGGGAAGCTcatgaagatgatttttCTGTCTGATAATCAGAGATGAAGGAACCTTGACGAAATATCCGTTTCTAAGTTTACCGTATTTGAGAGATCTCGTATGCAAAGAAGCTGAtccatcttgaaaaatcgaTTGAACTTCTGCGTTCAACAAATCACcttctttcaagaaattccTCATTTGTAACTCATCACTTTCagattttcttctcagAACTCCTCCAGGTAGGTTCACAGAGCCTAGCATCAATGCAGCATCTTGTCTAGCTCCAATATCTACCTTCCATCTCTTTGGTCCAACTTCTGTGATTCTCCCAACGACGTGATCTCCCGTTTCAGGCTGATACCTTCCTCTCAAAGGGACCACACTCAGAAGCTTGTTGACTTTGGAAATGGTCCCAGCTACGGAACTATATGTTTTTTCGTTCAAATAGTAGGTACCATGGCCTCTCATCCATATGGGATCCTCTGTTATCAGTTCTCCTGGAGTCACAATTGATTGATTATTATTCTTAGGTGCCAAAGATGCTTCGAGCatctcttcatcagaagaCTCCACGTCTGAATCAGCATTCGGATTCAAGGGTTTTCTTATACTTATTATCTCTGTCATGCTAGTTCCTAGGTGTGAGTGTGAGCCttcgttttttttttttttgtacTTTTTGATATACCCGATTATATAAGCATAGTCTACCATCCTCATTAAACAGAAATAATCACTCCAGTTCCCTCCCTCTGTGTAAATGTCAAGACATCAGTATGATTTGGTCCAATGTTTTAAACAGCCAGGGACAACGATAGCTCGGCTATGTGATAAATGCGATGGGAGATGTCCCTCATGTGACTCCTATGTGAACCAAGCCGAACTTGCGTACATATGTGATGAGTGTTCGTTCGTCAGTAATAAAGGTGAGGGAAAATGTATATTATGTGGCAGCAAGAGCACCACGGATGCCTACTATTGCTCAGAATGTGTTATgactgaaaaagacagagaTGGCTGTCCTCGGATCTTGAACATAGGTACAACCAGAAGTGATTTGTTTtatgaaaaaagaaaaaagaactaaGAACGAGCAATAAAGTAGATCTGTATTATAGACAGCTGGCGTGATGCTTCAGATGCAGAGACCCTGTTGTAGCAGGGCAAAGGCTTAGTATGGCGTGTCTTTGAATGTATATAGGATATCAGGATTATGTAATGAACATCACAGCGCATCATCTCTCGCTTTTACGGGCTTCAACAATCATCGTACTCTCTGAGATACGCCAATTCCGTCCCTTTCAGCCCCATGTTTAGTCCTACTCAGGAACATTACctgaagaaagagcttCTGGAGAAAGAGCTTCTCAGGGAGATTCAAGCAATGAGTCCTAACTACGGAGATGTCACTGGATTGCGTAAGTTTGGCCCTCCATTTGCTCCATACGACCCCATCAATGCTCCTGACTCGAAGAACCTGTCAGAATTGTTGCAGGTGCATTATCAGAACGTCGAAATTTACAACGAAGAGTTCCCTCTGTTGAGATTCTTTTTTACCAATTTCTTACAAAAGTTTCCCTTTCTCCAATACTACGAGAACCACAATGTTGCTAAGAAAAGCACTATCCAAGAGCAATTATGGATCAACAAAGTTCAGCAGTTTTAcgaaatttggaaaagtaaGAGGATCAGTACATCCAATGACAGAGGGTCTCTATCAAAGAGGAAGTTACTGATTTATAAGATTGTCAagatgatgttgatgatgtACAATACTGCTATTTTGGTATCGGGAGATGATGAATACTTCAAAAACCCTTCGGAATCTGAAACATCAGATGGCCGTTTAATGAAAAATGCCTACAAAGATATTGAGAAGATCTTGCCCAACGAATTGATAaacgttgaagaaatcttgCACAATAGGGAGAATTACATTAATGGTTTATATATCAATGTCTGCGGGGTTGTCAAGGACAAGATGAAAAGTAAGATTAAAAGTATAAACCCGTTGTCATACTGGTACTCTGATACAGCTCCCACCATGAAGTCAATCTACCTGTTCATTATCTTAGTAAAAGATGAGACTACTGGAGAGACATATTACGTTAAGCGAAGGTACTCTGATTTTAAGAACTTAGATAGCCAATTATTGCGCCATTTTCCTGGAAAACAACTTCCCTCTGCGCCCTCCAAAATCAAGATGAGCTCGGAGTTAAACGAAGAAATGGACGACACAAATGCGGATGACGTTGATGTAACATCCCTGGAATCGAATGACCCTGTTCAAAATGTCaccaagaaactttctgacttcaaagattctgTTTCCAAAAGTGCCCAATCTGgtaatcttttcaatttaAATGGAAACACTTCTAAACAAGAGATCTTGCAGAGCTTCCCCAGAGAGAAACTTAGACTTGCACTTAGAGGTTATGTTCAGAATTTGATACGAATCCCAGAGGTTAGAAGCTGCAGTATATTgaaagagtttttgaaaaaagactGCTATCATGAGCTATCGAACaaggaggaggaagagattAAGAATAGGATGAAACTGGATGACTTGTTAATCATACAGCAAGTGAAATTTCAACAGGAAATTGTCAATTCCGTTAACAATCTCCAAGTGAATATAAATcagttgaaagaacaaatTTTTGGCAATGGTGAAACTGGTGAACAGGGACTCctgttcttgttcaaagagATCGAAATGAACACCAAAGTGGTTGAGTTGTCTCCACAATTGCAGAGTTTTATTGAACTGTTCAAGTTAGAAGTTGCATCTACTATTTATGATTTTTTTGTATCTTCAGATTCATCTATTGAAAATTTTACACTGTTAACCAAGATTCACCAGTTCTTCCCGTACAAGATTGTTCAAACCATTCTGAGGTTCACTAACCCAATGAcaataatgaaaaaaatgatagACTTGTTCTTGTATCAGCCGTTAGGAAGTGGGAAATCTCTGATGCAGTTCGTCTTTACACATATCCTCAACGATGACTTGAAACGGTTAGAAAAGGAACTATTGTTCCTGAACAAGAACATCACCAGTAAGTATACCGGAGGTGACGTTTTGGTCGCCAAAATTGATGAGTACATGGAGGAGGAGGATAACAATGTTAttattgatatcaaagcAACTTGCCACAAGTACAATATTGATTTAGTGTTGGCTTTGCTGTTGAACAGTAACCAATTGAAAACGAAGATTGATCAGAAAGTATTGGTAGAAGTTCTTGCTAGTTATAAGAAATGGAGTAATGACGATCTGGGATCTGATGAAGCTAAACTTTATATTGATTTGAGAACGCtatttgaaacaaaacttcGGAGAAGAGACAAGGACTTATCAAAAGAGTTGTGGGATTCACCATATTTGATCCAACTAATAAAAGAGCTGattgccatttttttccaacCATTGATTGTCATATTCACTAAAGCCAATCTCCACAAGTATATTCCTATCTTTAAATCTTTCATCGAAGATTTAATTGACCTAATAAAAAGATACCATAACGATTACAACTCCATGATCAACGAAAATGGTTCGGTTGTTTTAGATTTTGTTGCTGTATTGACCAAGTACCAAGACTATTTGTTAGAGTTTATCCACAATTTGTACATGAATGATGGGAAAGGTGACGATGAACAGGTTTTCATGCAACTGATCCAATGGttcaacagtttcatcaagttACTGACTTTTGTGAAAACTCAGCGTCCTGATTTAAAAATTGATCTAAATGCAGAACTTGACCAATTTGTAAGCCTTCACAACTCTcaagttgaagatgataGTCAAAAAATAAATCTGGACAAACTGCGATTGGAAATTGAtagaaagattcaagagATTAATCGGCGTAAAGAAGCGTATCAAAATATTCTGGTCAGTAAGGACAACGGAGAAAATAACCCTGCCAATCTTGTGGAACAGGACCTTTTGGCACAGAACCGTAATAAAATGTTGACTAAAAATTGGAATGAGATACATGGCAAACTATTTAGTGAACTGGATAAAGGTGATAGCAAGAACAGTTTTGTTCAGGATGTTTTGGGGATTCATCAGGGAGAAATGGATGAGCTCAACTTGGAGTTTCTGGAATGGGAGGAACATGAGCGTGAGGACCCTTCAAACTCCATTGTTTTTGCTAGgactgaagaagaagcattGTCTGCAATCGACCAAGAATATCTTAAACATGGCAAAGAGacattcaagaacttcatTGAAGCcgatgaatttgaaaacGTCACTAGCCATGTGAAGACAGAGTTGaataaacttttcagtATCAACAGAGGAGAATTTATACGCCGGTTAAGTTGGAAAGTTCTTAGTTGCTACGTAGAGTAGATTGCAATACTTATGTAcagagatatcaaaatctaaaaaaaaaaggaagtAACTACTAAACAGGAAACAACATCAATTCTCTCTACTCGACATCATCGCCGTGAGATGACTGGAGTGAAGACTCACCTAAAATGTTCACCACGGCCTGCGGGGGTTGAATTGCGATCAACATAACAACAAGCTCATAAATGTCCTCACGAACGGATTTCTGGTAGATGTTCAAGATGGAAGTTGGGTTTGGGTAGGTAGAAAGAGCCTTGTAGAACTCGATAGCGGCATCAATCTCTTTATTGGGGACGCTTGAGAGTTGCTCACCGAGAGTGATGTGTTTGTAAAAGTATTGTTCCTTCTCAGCGACGTCGCTCAAAACCGGttcctccttcaaagctTGCTCTAAACGTTTTCTCAGAAGAACTAAAGTTTGCTTTTTGGATTGTTCTTTGTCCTTTTGCAACTTTTTCTGGTAACTTTTGgagttcttcttcaaagttttacGAAAGGAGACattgtttcttctttggtaatCGAAATAGATTGCGTAGCCGACGGTGGCTCCCAATGCGGCTAAGGCGGTAATTGTGAAAGTCTTTGACATGGAGGGCACTTGATGGaaaaggatgaagaagacagagaaatgttgaaaaaattcGAGGCTTCTTGCGAAAATCATTCATTACGTAATGGCATCTtaatggaaaaaaattagcCCTTACATTTAACACTTCAAATGGCAGGACACAAGAGAACAACTTTGAGAAATAAGGTTGAGTCTAGGCAGACTAGTAGGGTGGTTGGAGCCACTAGAAAGGTTCAAAAGAGTTCTCTTTTAAACGATCATAATGCTTTTTTGCGAAGGAATAAAACTACCAAGGTTCAGAAAAGATTAGATAAAACATTAGGCTTTGTacagaaaatgaaacaaaagGCCGACTATGACAAAATTGCAAACAGAAACAGTTATAATGACAGGTTAAAACCCAAACTGGAGGAATTATTAGATGTGCTGCCCGGAGGTGATGAGATAAGAGGTACTCAACCGGGTCATGGCTTCACGGGAGAAAGTGCTCAGTTCATACAGGCTCCAGCAAGAAAGGGACCAAACCCAACAGGGTCTCTGAAAAGCAGAAGAGCAGTCACCGATGCAGAAACACAGCGTTTCAGAAAAATCCTTCAAGATGAACAGTTCAAAAAGAGCCCATTTGAGGCATTACGTAACCAGATTTCGGGAAATATGACACAGGAAGAGAGAaccaccaaagaaagaaaatagaTAAATAAAATAAATGGCTAATAAGATCTATACCACATTCTGTGTGTCTGCCCGTccatcattttcttttgtaaCTGGAACACTCCGTACATCAGAGCTTCCGAAGTTGGGGGGCAGCCTGGGACATAAATATCCACGGGAACAATACGGTCCACACCACGAACGACACTGTAAGAATAGTGGTAATAACCACCACCATTGGCACATGAACCCATGGAAATGACCCATCTAGGATATGGCATTTGGTCATAGACTTGTCTGAGAGCTGGGGCCATCTTATTGGTGACGGTACCAGCAACAATCATAATATCCGATTGTCTTGGAGAGGCTCTGAAAATAATACCCAATCTATCTTGGTCGTATCTTGGTGCGGAGACGTGCATCATCTCGACGGCACAGCATGCCAGACCGAATGTCATTGGCCAGAATGACGATTTTCTAGCccagtttttcatcttgtCGAAGGTTGTGAATGTATAGTCCAGAAGGTTTGTATGAGGACGTTTAGAGAGCACGGGGATGTCGGTGGGAAGGTCTGACGAGTAACTATGCGAAGTGGCCACCTGCTTTGAGGCGTACCTAACTGAGTGTGCCAAAGATCGGGAGATCTGGGTTCTGCATGGCACAAACATTGTGGTATATTAGTATGAACGGGTGATGATGTTGGTGTAGTGAGAGAGAGAAGAGGTTTAGTGAGaatgattttgataatCAAAAAATTGCAGAGCGTGATTGGTTGGATATTGAGTGGGGTACGATATTTTGTGGAGGAAGTAGTCTGGGGAGGTTGTCGGGGGAGGAGCAAACGGAGGCGGAAGGGCTCCCAGCTCGCCCAGCAATTACCGGCTTCCGTCTAGCACGTGATTGCTCCCAATTAATGGCATGCCCAAACTGGAAAAACCCATCCATGACATATTTCTCCGTACTAATTGTCAAACACCAGCCTTCTCTTCGCTTCTGACGTCTTTCACCTCTAATTTTGGTCTACTATCAAGTTCTCACACGCTAATCCTCGTAAATCTTGAATTGCATTTAGCATAACCATTTTAACCACCGTTTTCAGGTAACAGTGCATCGAACGACTCACCGCTTCGCTTAAAAAACCGggcagaaaaaaaaaaattcttcGCACAAAACCTACAATCAATATCTTCGAACCCAAACATCCAATATCAAGTGTTGCTCCCTCAattatttcttttcagtttttcaaaacttcgtgtaaattcttctttaaaGGTGAACGGCGGTCCAACAATTTCGAATTAGGACCTTAACAGCTGTGTTTTTGTGTcatttcttcatttctttcCGTACCCACAAAAAGACTCATTACCCATCGATATGAGTGCTTCTGCCCAGTCGAAGCAGAAACCTACCGTCGCTGAACGCAGGCCGTCTGTGGTCGAGAGACGCTACTCCCAGAGCATTTCTGATCGTCGAAGAGGGTCTATCATCCCAGAACTGGCTGGTTTAGAGAAACCGCTGGAAACCAATATTGCTTCGGAGTTCGACGTCGTAATCGTGGGAACCGGTCTAGTTGAAGGTATCTTGGCTGCCGCTTTGGCATGGCAAGGCTCTAGTGTACTTCATGTGGATAGTAACGCGTACTATGGTGACAATTGTGCTACTTTAACTATTGACCAGCTCAAAGTATGGGTCGACCAGGTTAACGACCACAAAATCCCCGGATTCTCAACTGCTTCATTGTATATTCCCAGACCCAATGTGATTGTTTCCCGTAATTATGGAATCGATCTAAcaccaaagattttgtttGCCAAATCCGATTTGCTTGATTTGTTGATTAAATCAAGAGTTCATCGATACTTGGAGTTCCAACCGCTGTCAAACTTCCATACCTATGAAGATGACTCGTTTGGAAAGATGCAGACTTCGAAGCAGGAAATATTTACCGACCAATCGTTATCGTTGATATCGAAAAAGCGGTTAATGAAGTTTCTCAAATTTGTATTCGAATT
This is a stretch of genomic DNA from Komagataella phaffii GS115 chromosome 3, complete sequence. It encodes these proteins:
- a CDS encoding Component of the TOM (translocase of outer membrane) complex, whose product is MSKTFTITALAALGATVGYAIYFDYQRRNNVSFRKTLKKNSKSYQKKLQKDKEQSKKQTLVLLRKRLEQALKEEPVLSDVAEKEQYFYKHITLGEQLSSVPNKEIDAAIEFYKALSTYPNPTSILNIYQKSVREDIYELVVMLIAIQPPQAVVNILGESSLQSSHGDDVE
- a CDS encoding 3'-5' exoribonuclease involved in rRNA processing, translating into MTEIISIRKPLNPNADSDVESSDEEMLEASLAPKNNNQSIVTPGELITEDPIWMRGHGTYYLNEKTYSSVAGTISKVNKLLSVVPLRGRYQPETGDHVVGRITEVGPKRWKVDIGARQDAALMLGSVNLPGGVLRRKSESDELQMRNFLKEGDLLNAEVQSIFQDGSASLHTRSLKYGKLRNGYFVKVPSSLIIRQKNHLHELPGSITIIIGVNGYIWISKTLYQHQKSLPSTTGNNALDSTVSSAAAKSNSYTPGQGSVSITRLEEESSWEIYSDKNEPISVATKDTIARYANCVKALAKCDIGITETRIIAAYEASMVYENAGLLLDEETMKSIGEDVLNRERMRG
- a CDS encoding Zinc cluster protein involved in pre-mRNA splicing and cycloheximide resistance gives rise to the protein MSRHQYDLVQCFKQPGTTIARLCDKCDGRCPSCDSYVNQAELAYICDECSFVSNKGEGKCILCGSKSTTDAYYCSECVMTEKDRDGCPRILNIGTTRSDLFYEKRKKN
- a CDS encoding Protein that contains a Phox homology (PX) domain and binds phosphoinositides, translated to MFSPTQEHYLKKELLEKELLREIQAMSPNYGDVTGLRKFGPPFAPYDPINAPDSKNLSELLQVHYQNVEIYNEEFPLLRFFFTNFLQKFPFLQYYENHNVAKKSTIQEQLWINKVQQFYEIWKSKRISTSNDRGSLSKRKLLIYKIVKMMLMMYNTAILVSGDDEYFKNPSESETSDGRLMKNAYKDIEKILPNELINVEEILHNRENYINGLYINVCGVVKDKMKSKIKSINPLSYWYSDTAPTMKSIYLFIILVKDETTGETYYVKRRYSDFKNLDSQLLRHFPGKQLPSAPSKIKMSSELNEEMDDTNADDVDVTSLESNDPVQNVTKKLSDFKDSVSKSAQSGNLFNLNGNTSKQEILQSFPREKLRLALRGYVQNLIRIPEVRSCSILKEFLKKDCYHELSNKEEEEIKNRMKLDDLLIIQQVKFQQEIVNSVNNLQVNINQLKEQIFGNGETGEQGLLFLFKEIEMNTKVVELSPQLQSFIELFKLEVASTIYDFFVSSDSSIENFTLLTKIHQFFPYKIVQTILRFTNPMTIMKKMIDLFLYQPLGSGKSLMQFVFTHILNDDLKRLEKELLFLNKNITSKYTGGDVLVAKIDEYMEEEDNNVIIDIKATCHKYNIDLVLALLLNSNQLKTKIDQKVLVEVLASYKKWSNDDLGSDEAKLYIDLRTLFETKLRRRDKDLSKELWDSPYLIQLIKELIAIFFQPLIVIFTKANLHKYIPIFKSFIEDLIDLIKRYHNDYNSMINENGSVVLDFVAVLTKYQDYLLEFIHNLYMNDGKGDDEQVFMQLIQWFNSFIKLLTFVKTQRPDLKIDLNAELDQFVSLHNSQVEDDSQKINLDKLRLEIDRKIQEINRRKEAYQNILVSKDNGENNPANLVEQDLLAQNRNKMLTKNWNEIHGKLFSELDKGDSKNSFVQDVLGIHQGEMDELNLEFLEWEEHEREDPSNSIVFARTEEEALSAIDQEYLKHGKETFKNFIEADEFENVTSHVKTELNKLFSINRGEFIRRLSWKVLSCYVE